The Raoultibacter phocaeensis genome contains a region encoding:
- a CDS encoding MerR family transcriptional regulator, translating into MTDPEYLTVGELARRVGVTVRTIQYYDQQGLLSPSAKGPQNQRLYTEENVQDLYRILTLKYVGLSLSEIKSDAGFFRDSSTFHALADEKMDGIEEDFQRLFKRLTTMRALLEASNEPGAVDWKGMAETIENGQDDSQFFWRLTCINESGLTEANEEDKALRGQSVSKWHELIADTIRLMTAGEPYDSPGNRDLARRYLELDQSQQTLSADQNFILMENIAPHGHGHGHHGHHGHGDDGSFDELRQSVCDHLDAVVAAYQKDMGDSSS; encoded by the coding sequence ATGACCGATCCGGAATATCTGACGGTAGGAGAGCTTGCGCGCCGCGTGGGGGTTACCGTACGCACGATCCAATACTACGACCAACAGGGTCTGCTTTCGCCATCGGCGAAGGGCCCGCAGAATCAGCGCTTGTATACCGAAGAGAACGTACAAGATCTGTACCGTATTCTGACTCTGAAATACGTGGGACTTTCCCTTTCGGAGATCAAATCCGATGCAGGTTTTTTCCGCGACTCATCGACGTTTCATGCCCTTGCTGATGAGAAGATGGACGGTATTGAAGAAGATTTCCAGCGCCTGTTCAAGCGCCTTACGACGATGCGCGCTCTGCTCGAGGCATCCAACGAGCCCGGTGCGGTCGATTGGAAGGGAATGGCCGAAACCATCGAGAACGGCCAGGACGACAGCCAGTTTTTCTGGAGGCTCACCTGCATCAACGAGAGCGGTCTCACCGAGGCGAACGAAGAGGACAAGGCGCTGCGCGGCCAATCGGTATCCAAGTGGCACGAGCTCATCGCCGATACCATTCGGCTCATGACTGCGGGCGAACCTTACGATAGCCCGGGCAACCGCGACCTCGCAAGGCGCTACCTCGAGCTCGACCAGTCGCAGCAGACGCTTTCGGCCGATCAGAACTTCATCCTCATGGAGAACATCGCACCGCACGGCCACGGACACGGCCATCACGGGCACCACGGCCACGGCGATGACGGCTCCTTCGACGAGCTGCGCCAATCGGTCTGCGATCATCTCGATGCGGTGGTGGCGGCTTATCAGAAAGACATGGGGGATTCGAGCAGCTAA
- the nirJ2 gene encoding putative heme d1 biosynthesis radical SAM protein NirJ2, translating into MIVSWMTTNQCNLKCVHCYQDAEEQQERELTTEEGMKMIDEIARAGFKIMIFSGGEPLLRPDIFDLVAHAAHAGLRPVFGTNGTLITEDIARRLKECGAMAMGISVDSLDPAKHDKFRGLADAYDLTMAGIEACKKVGLPFQLHTTVVDWNRDEVCAITDFAQDIGAIAHYIFFLIPVGRGVYIQETGLEVLENEALLKDIMLKSDEVAIDVKPTCAPQFTRVAQQLGVETRFSRGCLAGLTYCVIGSEGIVRPCAYMTEEAGDVRETPFDEIWKSSPVFERLRTEEYSGACGTCDYKQGCGGCRARAAYYHDGDIMAQDEYCAHGQKLDAAS; encoded by the coding sequence ATGATCGTGTCATGGATGACCACAAACCAATGCAACCTCAAATGCGTCCATTGCTACCAGGATGCCGAGGAACAGCAGGAGCGCGAGCTGACCACCGAAGAGGGCATGAAGATGATCGACGAGATCGCGCGTGCCGGGTTCAAGATCATGATCTTCTCGGGCGGCGAGCCTCTTTTGCGTCCTGACATCTTCGATCTCGTGGCGCATGCGGCGCACGCCGGACTTCGCCCGGTGTTCGGTACGAACGGTACGCTCATCACCGAAGATATCGCCCGGCGGCTCAAGGAGTGCGGCGCTATGGCCATGGGCATCAGCGTGGACAGCCTCGATCCGGCGAAGCACGACAAGTTCAGGGGCCTGGCCGATGCCTACGATCTCACCATGGCGGGCATCGAGGCATGCAAGAAAGTCGGCCTGCCGTTTCAGCTGCATACGACCGTGGTCGACTGGAACCGCGACGAGGTGTGCGCCATCACCGATTTCGCGCAGGATATCGGAGCCATCGCGCACTACATCTTCTTCCTCATTCCCGTGGGCCGTGGCGTCTACATCCAAGAAACCGGCCTCGAGGTGCTTGAGAACGAAGCGCTGCTCAAGGACATCATGCTCAAATCGGACGAAGTGGCGATCGATGTGAAGCCCACATGCGCTCCGCAATTTACGCGCGTAGCGCAGCAGCTCGGCGTGGAAACTCGCTTCTCGCGAGGCTGTTTGGCTGGGCTCACGTACTGCGTGATCGGCTCGGAGGGCATCGTGCGGCCCTGCGCGTATATGACCGAAGAAGCAGGCGATGTGCGCGAGACGCCTTTCGATGAGATATGGAAGTCGAGCCCCGTGTTCGAGCGCCTTCGCACCGAAGAGTACAGCGGCGCGTGCGGAACCTGCGATTACAAACAGGGTTGCGGCGGGTGCAGGGCGCGCGCGGCCTACTACCACGACGGCGACATCATGGCCCAGGACGAGTATTGCGCCCACGGGCAGAAGCTTGATGCCGCCTCGTAG
- a CDS encoding ABC transporter substrate-binding protein has translation METSKRTFKLLLAGMAAAFALCLGALALVGCSQGTEAADAAGETQDNAPAAPAAYTFTDDLGNEVTVDNPERVVACMGSFANTWELAGGTLVGASDDAFTSYEIASPDVAKVGDFSTLNLESIIALEPDFVIMTGASTGRDGMASQVDLKESLEASGIAVAYFNVTTFEDYLRMLRTCCDITGRDDLYEENGQAAADKVEAVKASVPEGEAPSVLLMTTYSGGTRVQNSSTMTGIMLSELGGKNLADENQSLLKDFSFESVIELNPDVILVVPMGNDEAAAEKALQEQTEQNPAWSTLSAVENGRYHMLSPNLFQYKPNNNWAESYQTLYEYLYQ, from the coding sequence ATGGAAACATCGAAACGAACCTTCAAGCTGCTCCTCGCAGGTATGGCGGCGGCGTTTGCCCTGTGTCTCGGCGCACTCGCCCTTGTCGGCTGCTCGCAAGGGACTGAGGCCGCCGATGCTGCTGGCGAGACCCAGGACAACGCCCCTGCCGCCCCTGCTGCGTACACCTTCACCGACGATCTCGGCAACGAGGTTACGGTCGATAATCCCGAGCGCGTCGTTGCCTGCATGGGCAGCTTCGCGAATACGTGGGAGCTTGCGGGCGGTACGCTCGTAGGTGCTTCCGACGATGCGTTCACAAGCTACGAGATCGCCTCGCCCGATGTGGCGAAGGTCGGCGATTTCTCGACGCTCAACCTCGAATCGATCATCGCGCTCGAGCCTGATTTCGTGATCATGACGGGTGCCTCGACCGGTAGGGACGGCATGGCGAGCCAGGTCGACCTCAAAGAGAGCCTCGAGGCTTCGGGCATCGCTGTGGCCTACTTCAACGTGACGACGTTCGAGGATTACCTGCGCATGCTGCGCACCTGCTGCGACATCACCGGTCGCGACGATCTGTACGAGGAAAACGGCCAAGCTGCGGCCGACAAGGTCGAAGCAGTCAAGGCATCGGTGCCCGAGGGGGAGGCCCCGAGCGTGCTTCTCATGACCACGTACTCGGGCGGTACGCGCGTGCAGAATTCCTCCACCATGACCGGCATCATGCTCTCCGAACTTGGCGGCAAGAACCTCGCTGACGAAAACCAGAGCCTGCTCAAGGATTTCAGTTTCGAATCGGTGATCGAGCTCAATCCGGATGTCATCCTTGTAGTGCCCATGGGCAACGACGAAGCCGCAGCCGAAAAGGCCCTGCAAGAACAGACCGAGCAGAATCCCGCATGGTCGACGCTCAGTGCCGTCGAGAACGGCCGCTACCATATGCTCTCACCGAATCTGTTCCAGTACAAGCCTAACAACAACTGGGCGGAAAGCTACCAGACGCTCTACGAATATCTGTACCAGTAG